Within Dreissena polymorpha isolate Duluth1 chromosome 13, UMN_Dpol_1.0, whole genome shotgun sequence, the genomic segment GTGTTATGCCTGCATCCACGAAGGCGTAATTCTCACTTAATCCAGCATCGATCTGTATTGTTGTTCCACTAGTGATTTCCACTTGTAAATGAATCCGGAATTCTCTTTTTTCCCCGACCTGACATGATTTGAACTCCAATGCAAACGAATTTACttgttgtaaaattaaaacaactgtGTTATTCGTTTGTGCTTCAGGAATTTCTGAAatagataattaaaaacaaaagtgtaTTTTATGTAAGATCGGTTTATGAGTACATGTTATAATCTCAAAAATTCTGTCTTGCGCTTAATGCCATGATGCCGACAGCGACAGCACATTCTTACGCCacgttttttatttaataatttacccTTTAATTCAAGAATTCAAATGACAATAATTAATTGCTCTTAGGCAACCCTATTACTACCGTCACTTTCCCGAGTGGACGCTATTGACGAACTTACCGTAGAGCAAAGTCTTCACATTGAAAACACCTTTTGACGGATCCCACCGAACTGCTGTATTATAGACCCTACCGCCAATTAAGACTGGAATGTCCTTGACATAAGCAGAAAATAATGTGTCACAAGACTCTGCATCGTGGGTACCTCGCGCGTTCTCAACATCCTTCTGAAAACGAGGGAACATTCATGCTGTAATATGTCATGTTGAAGCAAcgtcttattatatatatatatatttttctatggTAACCACTAGTATTTACTGAATGTTTTAATACGACATATGCGgcattaaacatacacaaatatagtgagcgtttaaacataataaacttaataattaacaagaaatggcgcggcagaggccgacgcgtatccctacgccgcatgtttgacccaggggcgccccatggttggtaatgggtccatgcatagttgagattgaccgtattgtcgtaagagaatttcagtatcaagtagaagtgaatcggtgtagaaatgaagaaatcatagtaaaaaacaattttgggtggttgtggcctattatgggcggggcgcccctgggttggtaaaggggccatacatagtggagattgaccttattgtcataatacatgttcataatcaatttgaagtaagtcggtgtagaaatgaaaaaaatatagtaaaaggcaattttgggtgggcgtgtcctatgtgggc encodes:
- the LOC127856428 gene encoding uncharacterized protein LOC127856428, with amino-acid sequence MDIWRICALFCILGCVSGTINQYFDVFNGLAGIGCLEIDDTIPDNVVVSKDVENARGTHDAESCDTLFSAYVKDIPVLIGGRVYNTAVRWDPSKGVFNVKTLLYEIPEAQTNNTVVLILQQVNSFALEFKSCQVGEKREFRIHLQVEITSGTTIQIDAGLSENYAFVDAGITLFGIYTASAGVQMTWNEWSSMALVGNVQLVALGKDRGYISSLGSVAKLIGNGPKEIVIDLQNT